In Humulus lupulus chromosome 7, drHumLupu1.1, whole genome shotgun sequence, the following are encoded in one genomic region:
- the LOC133790930 gene encoding probable linoleate 9S-lipoxygenase 5: protein MLHDIIKAISGDNGEGKIRGSVVLMKKNVLDFNDFNASILDRFHELVGKRVSLQLISSVHGDPENGLQGKLGKPAYLEDWITTITPLTAGESAFKVTFDLEDDIGVPGAFLIRNNHHSEFFLKTLTLDYPDQSRVHFVCNSWVYPAKRYQKDRIFFTNKTYLPSETPVPLLKYREEELVSLRGNGQGQLQEWDRVYDYAYYNDLANPDKGPDYARPVLGGSSEYPYPRRGRTGRPPTKTDPKTESRLPILMSLNIYVPRDERFGHLKMSDFLAYALKSVAQVLKPELESKFDSTPTEFDSFEDVLNMYDGGIELPKGLVEDIRDNIPAEMLKEIFRTDGERLLEYPLPQVLKESRSAWRTDEEFAREMLAGVNPVSISLLQEFPPASKLDRNTYGDQTSTITEEHIKNNLDGLTVNEALEKNKLFILDHHDTLIPYLRRINATTSKIYATRTLLFLKKDGILKPLAIELSLPHPDGDQFGAVSKVFTPAEKGVENYIWQLAKAYAAVNDSGVHQLISHWLNTHAAIEPFVIATNRQLSGLHPIHKLLQPHFRDTMNINAFARQILINAGGILEFTVFPAKYAMEMSSVVYKNWVFPEQALPEELMKRGMAVKDSSAPHGLRLLIEDYPYGVDGLEIWYAIKTWVEDYCSFYYKSDEAIQKDSELQSWWKEVREEGHGDKKNEPWWPKMQTRQELIDSCTIITWIASALHAAVNFGQYPYAGYLPNRPTLSRRFMPEKGTPEYEELQANPDKAFLKTITAQLPTLIGVALIEILSRHASDEVYLGQRDTPEWTSDTTPLEAFDRFGKKLAEIEEKIVSMNNDEKLKNRIGPVKVPYSLLYPTSEEGLTGKGIPNSVSI, encoded by the exons atgTTGCACGATATCATTAAGGCAATCTCCGGTGACAATGGTGAGGGGAAGATCAGAGGAAGTGTggttttgatgaagaaaaatgtgTTGGATTTCAATGACTTCAACGCCTCCATTCTTGATCGTTTTCATGAGTTAGTAGGCAAACGAGTCTCTCTGCAGCTCATTAGCTCTGTTCATGGCGACCCTG AAAATGGGTTGCAAGGAAAGCTGGGAAAACCAGCATACTTGGAGGACTGGATAACAACAATTACCCCATTGACAGCAGGAGAGTCTGCATTTAAGGTCACCTTTGACTTGGAAGATGATATAGGAGTTCCAGGGGCTTTTTTGATAAGAAATAATCACCACAGTGAATTCTTCCTCAAGACTCTCACTCTTGATTATCCTGATCAATCCCGGGTCCATTTTGTTTGCAACTCATGGGTGTACCCTGCTAAACGTTACCAAAAAGACCGCATTTTCTTCACCAACAAG ACATATCTTCCAAGTGAAACACCAGTTCCACTGCTCAAGTACAGAGAAGAAGAGCTAGTTAGCTTGAGAGGAAATGGACAAGGACAGCTCCAAGAGTGGGATAGAGTTTATGACTATGCTTACTACAATGATTTGGCCAATCCTGATAAGGGTCCTGACTATGCTCGTCCTGTTCTTGGAGGGTCTAGTGAATACCCTTATCCTCGTAGAGGAAGAACTGGCAGACCACCAACCAAGACAG ATCCTAAAACTGAGAGCAGGTTGCCGATTCTTATGAGTTTGAACATTTATGTTCCGCGAGATGAGCGATTTGGGCATCTAAAGATGTCTGACTTCCTTGCTTATGCTCTAAAATCTGTAGCACAAGTCCTTAAACCTGAGTTAGAATCCAAATTTGACAGCACTCCTACTGAGTTTGATAGCTTCGAAGATGTGTTGAATATGTATGATGGAGGAATTGAGCTGCCTAAAGGGTTGGTTGAAGACATTAGAGACAACATCCCCGCAGAGATGCTCAAGGAAATTTTTAGAACAGACGGCGAAAGACTCCTCGAATACCCTCTTCCTCAAGTTCTTAAAG AGAGTAGGTCTGCTTGGAGGACTGATGAAGAATTTGCAAGAGAAATGTTGGCTGGAGTTAACCCTGTTTCCATTAGTCTTCTCCAA GAATTCCCACCAGCAAGCAAGCTAGACCGAAACACTTATGGTGATCAAACAAGTACCATAACTGAAGAACACATCAAGAATAACTTAGATGGGCTCACTGTGAATGAG GCCCTTGAGAAGAACAAGTTGTTTATATTAGACCACCATGATACGTTGATCCCATACCTGAGGAGGATAAACGCAACTACCTCAAAGATCTATGCAACCAGGACACTGCTTTTCTTGAAAAAGGATGGCATTTTAAAGCCACTGGCAATCGAATTAAGCTTGCCACATCCAGATGGTGATCAATTTGGTGCTGTTAGCAAAGTTTTCACTCCAGCAGAAAAAGGCGTAGAGAATTACATTTGGCAGCTAGCTAAAGCCTATGCTGCTGTAAATGACTCTGGGGTTCATCAGCTCATTAGTCATTG GTTGAACACTCATGCTGCGATCGAGCCATTTGTAATAGCAACCAACAGGCAGCTAAGTGGTCTTCACCCAATTCACAAGCTCTTGCAGCCTCATTTCCGAGACACCATGAATATCAATGCCTTTGCTAGACAGATTCTCATTAATGCTGGAGGCATTCTTGAGTTCACTGTTTTTCCAGCCAAGTATGCCATGGAGATGTCTTCAGTAGTTTATAAGAACTGGGTTTTCCCTGAGCAAGCTCTACCAGAAGAACTCATGAAGAG AGGAATGGCAGTGAAGGACTCAAGTGCACCCCATGGTCTTCGGCTACTGATAGAGGACTACCCTTATGGTGTTGATGGGCTTGAAATATGGTATGCAATCAAAACATGGGTTGAAGACTACTGCTCTTTCTACTATAAGTCAGATGAAGCCATTCAAAAAGACTCAGAGCTTCAATCATGGTGGAAAGAGGTTAGAGAAGAGGGTCATGGTGACAAGAAAAATGAGCCTTGGTGGCCTAAAATGCAGACTCGTCAAGAGCTGATTGACTCGTGCACCATAATCACATGGATTGCTTCTGCTCTACACGCAGCTGTCAATTTTGGACAGTACCCTTATGCAGGTTACCTTCCAAACCGCCCTACACTAAGCCGAAGGTTCATGCCAGAAAAGGGTACTCCTGAGTATGAAGAGCTTCAAGCTAATCCTGACAAGGCTTTCTTGAAGACAATCACTGCTCAGCTTCCTACCCTTATTGGGGTTGCTCTCATTGAGATTTTATCAAGGCATGCTTCTGATGAGGTCTATCTTGGTCAAAGAGACACTCCTGAGTGGACTTCAGACACAACTCCATTGGAGGCCTTTGACAGATTTGGGAAGAAACTTGCTGAGATTGAAGAGAAAATTGTGAGTATGAACAACGATGAGAAACTTAAGAACAGAATTGGGCCAGTTAAGGTTCCTTACTCTTTGCTCTATCCAACTAGTGAAGAGGGACTTACTGGCAAGGGAATTCCCAATAGTGTCTCAATCTAA